The Dryobates pubescens isolate bDryPub1 chromosome 7, bDryPub1.pri, whole genome shotgun sequence nucleotide sequence CCCCCCTTAAAAGGTCCCTAGCAGCCTCCTAGAAGGTCCCAATCAGCCCCCCAAAAGCTCTCTCCAGTCCCTAGAAGGTTCCCAGCAGCACCCCGTAATGTCCAAATAAGCCCCCCTGCATTAAAGTGGCCCACAGTGCCCCCAAAGGTCTTAACCAGGCAACCAAAAGTCCTTGGCCCCCaaaaggtgcccagcagcacccaaaaAGGTCTGAATCAGCCCCAAAGAAGTGCCCACTAGCACCAGAAAAGTGCCCATCAGTCCCCAGAAGGTGTCCAGGAGCCCACCCAAAGTTCCCAATGACCCACCCCCCATAAAAGGTGCCCAGCAGTCCCCCAAAAGGTCCTAATCAGCCCCAAAGATGTGCCCACCAGGCCTCCAAAAGTGTTCACCAGTCCCTAGAAGGTGCTCAGCAGCCCCCTAAAAGGTCCCCATGAGACCCCCTCCCACAAAAGGTGCCCAGCAGACCCCCAAAAGGTCCCGATCAGCCCCCCAAAAGTGCTCTCCAGTCCTTAGAAGGTACCCAGCAGCCCTCAAAAAGGACCAAATGAACCCCCCCATAAAAGGTGCCCAGCAGACCCCCTAAAGGTCCCGATCAGCCCCACGAAAGTGTCCACCAGCCCCCCAAAAGAGCCTTCCAGGCCCCAgaaggtgcccagcagcccccaaaaggccccaaccagcacccccacccccccccccacccccttctgaAGGCAAGGGGGGTTCCTGAGCGGCACACTGCCtcaccctgtccccagcagcagcctcctcgaGAGACACCATGGGGGGGCCTCGCTCCTTGGCgcagctggcacagaggaggATCCCATCCCTGAGGGTCCGTGGTGCTTCGGGAAAACCTCTTCGTCCTCCACCAACAGCTCCTTGATGGCCACCACCACTTTGGTGACGGGGCGGCTGGGCAGCAAACCGTCGGCGGGGAAGGGTAAACAGTACTGGGGACAGGAACCAGCGCCGGCGGTGGAGGCGTTGAGGCAGCGGCAACAAAAGTTGTGGccgcagagcaggagcatgaaGGGATCGAGGAAGAGATCCAAGGAGACAGCGCAGGTAGTCCCCTCCCGGAGGTTCTTCAGTGTTGCCAGCCGCCATGGCTGGGGGAGAATTCCCCCCCGCTCCCCCGGCCCCCGCTCCCCCGGCCCCCGCTCCCCCGGCCCCCGCTCCCCCGGCCCCCGCCCTCGGAGACTGTTTGGGGTTTCGAGACACGCCCGCGAGAAGGGGGTGGgaccgggaggtggtggaagtggtGGGTGGAGGGCAGCCGGCAGCCAGGTcctggcagggggagtggaTTTGATGTTCTCTAGAGATCAACCAGTGCGGAGTGGATCCCACGTTCCCTGGAGATCAGTGTGGAGTGGATCCAACATTCACTGGAGATCAGACAATGTAGAGTGGGGATCCAACCAGATTCCTGAATCCTAGATCCCTGAATTCCAGATACCTGAATCTAGATCCCAGGCACCAAATTCCCAAATCCTTAAATTCTAGGTCCCAGATACCTGAATCTTGGATCCCAGGCACCTGAATCTTAGATCCCGGGACCCAGATCTCTGAACCCCAGATCCCTGAATTCTAGAACCCAAATCCCTGAATGCCCAATCCCTGGGATCCTCCAAGGGTCAGTGAATCCAGCTGGGAAGAGGACAGGGGGTGAGGGATGTTGAACTTGGCTGAGCTCCATTCCACAGCTGGGGTGACCTGGGGGatacttctccaggctgaaccacctcaggtccctcagctgctccacagaTATCCTCCAGACCTTTTACCACCTTCATTACCcatttctggacacattccaccctctcaatgttcttcttgagGTGAGGAGCCCGAAACtgaccccagctgcagccaaatTTGGACATTTTGAGGTCCAAAATgagccttttttccctccccaacgCCTCTGTTGAGAAGGTCCAACAAAGTGCAATCAGAGGGTGCAGGAGGTGCCCAAGTGCATGGTGGTTCCATCTGGAAGGAGAAGATTGGAGACCTCTTCCCTCCCTGGCTGATaagagctggcagaggcagacTGGGCTGAGCTTGGGCTGAGCCAGTGCCAGAGTAAAGGGACCCCCAAAAACACCCcaagacaggggaaaaaacaactggAGGAGAAGGTGGTGAGGAAGAACCAAGCTGAGAAGAAGCTGGTGGAGaaaaagcagctggaggagaagaaGCTGGTAGAAGACAACCaagtggaggaggagaaccaagtggaagagaaggagctggtggagaaAGAACAGCTGAGGAACCTCAACACAGCCCCAAGAAAGCCTTCAAGAGGGGAAAGTCTGGGTGAGCACCaacctggctcctgcctctagCTTAATCTGAGGTAATTTAAGATCAATTAATGAAAGATTTTTAACCCTTTTCccacttcctccccccctcacCTTTTCATTTCACCACCTGGTGGAAAACAGCTGGGAaaatccagcctggttttgggGGCCCTCTTCCCACCCCACAGTTTTGGgatctcccttccctcccttctctcctcctcctcccccccaccccagtttggggtctctcttccccccccttttccccctagTTTTGGGCGTCTCTTCCCCCATCCCCAGTTTGGGGCCCCATTTCCCAGCCCCATGCTGCCTTTCAAAGCCTGGAGTGGAGGCCCTTTGATCCCAGCTCTTATCTCCCCTGTGCACATTttcctgggcagagcagggggcaggagaaAATTCATCCTACTCCTCCTGCAGGATTTCTCTGGATGTGAGAGATCTGGACTCAGATTAGCCCAGTTTGGTTTTAGATTAACCCGGTTTGGTCTTAGAttaggctggtttgggtttaaaTTGCCCTTGTTTGCACTCAAATTAGCCTGGTTTGGGCTCATATTAGCTGGAGCTGCTTTAGATTTGAGCTGGGATCAAATTATCCAGAGGGAGTTGGGTTTAAATTAGCTCAGGTTGGGCTCAAATTAGCCCTGTTTAGACTCAGCCTTGGCTTGGTTTGGAGTCAGCATAAGATTGGTTTGGACTCAGTTCCGTTATGACTCAGCCTAAACTCGGTTTGGACTCAGCCTTCACTGTGTTTGGATTCAGCCTAAGCTTGGTTTGGGCCTGAGTTAGGCTCAAATTGGTCTGGGCTGGGCTCAATTTAGCTCGGTTTGGGCTCACCTTAGCTCACTTTTGGGACCTCAACCAAACATGGTTGGATTTAACTGTTCAAGAAGATGAGTGGTGGGACCAGGGATGGATTTAAGATGAGATTTGGGATTCATCCTTGAGCTTTGGGACTCCCCAAGGATTGGGGGGTGTATTTATGAGCTTAGATGAGTCCATCCCAAAGTGCTCCTCATGGTCCTCATGGAATTCAATCCACATCTCCTTGAATCTTCTCCCAAGTCCAGGAAGCTCCTTCACAGCTGCCAGAGGACATCTTTCATGATGGAATGTGGTGGTTGACCCTCATTTTTCCCACCCAAAAAGGGGTGAAGAGCTGAGATATCTCCACCTGGAACACACTCATCTGATGTTTtggtctctcttctcctttcttgcagctccagctccaaggGACACCATGACCTTCTGCCTCCAACCACGGCTGCCCACCTGGCATCTGGCCCTGGACTATCACACGGCAAAGCAGTTTGAAGGTAACCAGAAGTGGAGAGGAACCAAGTTCCCATTCCTGAGGTCTTCTGTGCTGCATTAAGTCTGGATGTCCATCAGAGATGGAGATCCTCCCACTCCACCTTCTGCCTTGAGGCCACTTCCATCTCCAGCCTCTACCTCTTGGCTTCTCTGTGTCCAGGCTCACCTGGACATCCTCCATCTCCAACCCCTATCTCTTGGCTTCTCTATATCTAAGCTCCCCTGGAGATCCTACCCCTCCAGCTCCACCACTCTTCTCCTTTTCCGCACCAAAGACAATTTTGTATCTGTTTCCTCTCTGGTCAACTTTTCACCTTCTCCCTTTTTTGCTCTCCAGTCGACATCACCTTGGATCCAACC carries:
- the LOC128897347 gene encoding E3 ubiquitin-protein ligase TRIM58-like; this encodes MAGGEFPPAPPAPAPPAPAPPAPAPPAPALGDCLGFRDTPARRGWDREVVEVCQSKGTPKNTPRQGKKQLEEKVVRKNQAEKKLVEKKQLEEKKLVEDNQVEEENQVEEKELVEKEQLRNLNTAPRKPSRGESLAPAPRDTMTFCLQPRLPTWHLALDYHTAKQFEVDITLDPTTAGPEVILSDNLKEAAWGRPGHQWPAGPDRFDTDPCMLGSQGFTSGRHYWEVEVSGRFWAVGVALESVQRKGRVLFKPSAEIWGLQKYDELCVALTAPSNTSVPILNGEIGVYLDYEVGQVSFYAVGSQRRIFTFPVASFSGEKVFPYFCVLLSTIKLALKA